The following coding sequences are from one Humulus lupulus chromosome X, drHumLupu1.1, whole genome shotgun sequence window:
- the LOC133803757 gene encoding uncharacterized protein LOC133803757, which yields MARFHYSSSALHFAIVFYCTFVTALPASHGLADHDFWILDLDWSLFHQDYSPPAPPPPPPHPPSVSCTDDLGGIGSLDTTCKILNDLNLTGDVYIQGKGNFYILPGVRFHCATPGCFLTVNITGNFSLGNSSSIVSGGFELSANNASFINGSVVNTTALAGDPPAQTSGTPQGIDGAGGGHGGRGACCLADKTKLPEDVWGGDAYSWSSLQKPSSYGSRGGSTSKELDYGGHGGGRAKLVITNYLEVDGNILADGGDGGKKGGGGSGGSIYIKAFKMTGSGRISACGGNGYAGGGGGRVSVDVFSRHDEPSIFVHGGSSYGCLENAGGAGTLYDAVPRSLIISNHNKSTDTETLLLDFPNQPLWTNVYVEDSARATVPLLWSRVQVQGQISLLRQAVLSFGLQHYASSEFELLAEELLMSDSEIKVYGALRMSVKMFLMWNSKMLIDGGGDVTVATSLLEASNLVVLKESSVIHSNANLGVHGQGLLNLSGPGDLIEAQRLVLSLFYSIHLGHGSVLRGPLENATSDYVTPKLYCGSQDCPIELLHPPEDCNVNSSLSFTLQICRVEDITVEGLVKGSVVHFHRSRTVVVQSSGTISASGMGCTGGVGKGNVTNGIGSGGGHGGKGGLGCYNGSCIEGGITYGNAKLPCELGSGSGNENSTGYTAGGGIIVMGSLEHPLSTLSIEGTVRADGESFEGTSRGGKYMVDGSSGGPGGGSGGTILMFLHTVDVGDSASLSSIGGYGSPYGGGGGGGGRIHFHWSDIPIGDVYQPVAIVKGSIHSGGGMGRGQGGAGGNGTVTGKDCPRGLYGVFCEECPVGTYKNASGSDRKLCHSCPAEELPSRAMYTSVRGGVAKTPCPYKCISDRYHMPHCYTALEELIYTFGGPWLFGLLLIALLILLALVLSVARMKFVGVDELPGPAPTQHGSQIDHSFPFLESLNEVLETNRVEESQTHVHRMYFMGPNTFSDPWHLPHTPPEEIKAIVYEGAFNTFVDEINAIAAYQWWEGAVYSILSVLVYPLAWSWQQWRRRLKLQRLREFVRSEYDHACLRSCRSRALYEGIKVAATSDLMLGYVDFFLGGDEKRTDLPPRLHQRFPMSLPFGGDGNYMAPFALQSDNVVTSLMSQSVPPTRWYRLVAGLNAQLRLVRRGRLRVTLRAVLRWLENFANPALRIHGIRVDLAWFQATACGYCHYGLLVYAIDEETDWMPIRSLDGSIQTGQQPRVKSISEENLSSHMRDETQLIQAPGDTESYARQTRACGGILDANNLQMLEEKRDMFYLLSFILHNTKPVGHQDLVGLVISMLLLGDFSLVLLTFLQLYSFSLVDVFLVLFILPFGILLSFPAGINALFSHGPRRSAGLARVYALWNMTSLVNVVVAFLCGYVHYRTQSSSKKHPSFPPWSSMNMDESEWWIFPAGLVLCKIFQSQLINWHVANLEIQDRSLYSNDFELFWQS from the exons ATGGCTCGGTTTCATTACTCTTCTTCTGCTCTCCATTTCGCCATTGTTTTCTACTGCACCTTCGTCACAGCCCTCCCGGCTAGCCATGGCCTGGCGGACCACGACTTTTGGATATTAGATTTGGATTGGAGTCTCTTTCACCAGGATTACTCGCCGCCGGcaccgccgccgccgccgcctcATCCGCCGTCGGTTTCATGTACCGATGACCTCGGAGGTATTGGCTCGCTCGACACTACGTGTAAGATACTGAACGATTTGAACCTCACCGGCGATGTGTACATACAAGGGAAGGGAAATTTTTATATCCTACCCGGGGTGAGGTTTCATTGTGCCACTCCTGGCTGTTTCTTAACTGTTAACATTACTGGTAATTTTAGTTTAGGAAACTCTTCGTCGATTGTCTCTGGGGGATTCGAGCTTTCGGCAAATAATGCCAGCTTTATTAATGGCTCTGTGGTGAACACGACGGCTTTGGCCGGAGATCCGCCGGCGCAAACGAGTGGTACCCCTCAAGGGATAGACGGGGCAGGTGGGGGACATGGTGGACGTGGCGCTTGTTGTTTGGCGGATAAGACTAAGCTTCCTGAGGACGTGTGGGGCGGCGACGCTTACTCGTGGTCGTCACTGCAGAAGCCTAGTAGTTATGGAAGCCGAGGTGGGTCGACGAGCAAGGAGTTGGATTATGGAGGACATGGTGGTGGAAGGGCGAAGCTGGTGATTACGAATTACCTTGAGGTGGATGGCAATATTTTGGCTGATGGGGGTGATGGAGGAAAGAAAGGTGGAGGTGGCTCTGGTGGTAGTATCTACATCAAGGCTTTCAAAAT GACTGGTAGTGGGAGGATAAGTGCTTGTGGAGGTAATGGTTATGCTGGTGGTGGAGGGGGAAGAGTGTCTGTTGATGTATTCAGCAGGCATGATGAACCCAGCATTTTTGTGCATG GAGGAAGTAGCTATGGCTGTTTAGAAAATGCAGGTGGTGCTGGGACTTTATATGATGCTGTTCCTCGAAGCCTTATTATTAGTAATCATAACAAGTCAACAGATACTGAGACGCTTCTTTTAGACTTTCCTAACCAGCCTCTTTGGACAAATGTTTATGTTGAAGACAGTGCCCGGGCTACTGTTCCATTGCTTTGGAGTCGTGTTCAA GTTCAAGGACAGATAAGTCTCTTACGTCAAGCAGTGTTGAGCTTCGGGCTACAACATTATGCTTCTTCTGAATTTGAGCTTTTGGCAGAAGAGTTGCTGATGAGTGACTCTGAAATTAAG GTATACGGAGCATTGCGAATGTCTGTAAAAATGTTCTTAATGTGGAATTCAAAGATGCTCATAGATGGAGGGGGAGATGTAACTGTTGCAACTTCCTTACTTGAGGCTAGCAATTTAGTTGTTCTGAAG GAATCATCTGTTATACACTCTAATGCAAATTTGGGAGTTCATGGACAAGGTCTACTGAATCTATCAGGGCCAGGGGATTTAATAGAAGCACAGCGACTGGTTCTATCACTATTTTATAGTATTCAT CTTGGGCATGGATCTGTTTTGCGTGGTCCCTTGGAGAATGCCACTTCTGATTATGT GACACCAAAGTTATATTGTGGAAGTCAAGATTGTCCAATTGAACTACTTCATCCACCTGAGGATTGCAATGTGAACTCATCTCTATCCTTTACTCTTCAG ATATGCAGAGTTGAGGATATCACTGTTGAAGGCCTTGTAAAGGGATCTGTTGTTCATTTTCACAGGTCAAGAACTGTTGTTGTTCAGTCTTCTGGAACAATAAGTGCATCTGGAATGG GCTGTACGGGTGGTGTTGGCAAAGGAAATGTTACAAATGGCATTGGGAGTGGTGGTGGACATGGTGGTAAAGGTGGGCTAGGATGTTACAATGGTAGTTGTATTGAGGGTGGTATAACATATGGGAATGCAAAGTTGCCTTGTGAACTTGGTAGTGGAAGTGGAAATGAAAATTCAACTGGTTATACTGCTGGTGGTGGAATCATAG TGATGGGTTCACTGGAGCATCCACTGTCAACTTTGTCAATTGAAGGCACAGTACGAGCTGACGGAGAAAGTTTTGAAGGAACTAGCAGGGGGGGTAAATATATGGTAGATGGTTCAAGTGGAGGTCCTGGGGGTGGGTCAGGTGGTACTATACTAATGTTTTTGCATACTGTTGATGTTGGTGACTCTGCTTCTCTTTCTAGCATTGGGGGATATGGTAGTCCTTATGGgggtggtggaggtggtggtggaAGAATTCACTTTCATTGGTCAGACATTCCTATTGGAGATGTTTACCAGCCTGTTGCAATCGTAAAAGGAAGCATCCATTCAGG GGGAGGGATGGGTAGAGGCCAGGGAGGTGCTGGAGGAAATGGAACAGTAACTGGAAAAGATTGCCCTAGAGGGCTTTATGGGGTCTTTTGTGAG GAATGTCCAGTTGGCACTTACAAGAATGCTAGTGGATCTGACAGAAAACTTTGTCATAGCTGCCCTGCTGAAGAGCTTCCCAGCCGTGCCATGTACACTTCTGTGCGag GTGGTGTTGCCAAGACTCCTTGTCCTTACAAATGCATATCAGACAGATACCACATGCCACACTGTTATACAGCTCTTGAAGAGTTGATTTACACATTTGGGGGGCCGTGGCTTTTTGGTCTTCTTCTTATTGCTCTCCTAATTCTTCTAGCCCTGGTGCTTAGTGTTGCACGAATGAAATTTGTTGGAGTGGATGAATTACCGGGCCCAGCTCCCACTCAGCATGGCTCTCAAATAGATCACTCCTTTCCATTTCTTGAGTCATTAAATGAG GTTTTGGAAACAAACAGAGTGGAAGAGTCCCAGACCCATGTGCATAGGATGTACTTCATGGGTCCTAATACTTTCAGTGATCCTTGGCATCTTCCCCACACTCCTCCAGAGGAAATAAAAGCAATTGT ATATGAGGGTGCATTCAATACGTTTGTGGATGAAATTAATGCTATAGCAGCTTACCAGTGGTGGGAGGGAGCTGTCTACAGCATTCTCTCAGTTTTAGTGTATCCCCTTGCATGGTCATGGCAGCAATGGCGCCGGAGATTGAAATTGCAGCGTCTGCGTGAGTTTGTTCGGTCAGAATATGATCATGCTTGCTTAAGGTCTTGCCGTTCACGTGCTCTATATGAAGGGATAAAG GTGGCTGCAACTTCTGATTTAATGCTAGGATATGTTGACTTCTTCCTCGGTGGAGATGAAAAGAGGACTGATCTTCCTCCCCGGTTACACCAAAGGTTTCCAATGTCATTACCGTTTGGAGGTGATGGAAATTACATGGCTCCATTTGCACTTCAAAGCGATAATGTTGTTACAAGTCTTATGAGCCAG TCAGTCCCACCGACCCGATGGTATCGCCTTGTGGCTGGTCTAAATGCACAATTGCGCCTAGTTCGTCGCGGGCGGTTAAGAGTAACATTGCGAGCTGTTCTTAGGTGGCTTGAAAATTTTGCGAATCCTGCTTTGAGGATCCACGGCATACGAGTAGATCTTGCCTGGTTTCAGGCCACAGCTTGTGGTTATTGCCATTATGGACTTTTGGTATATGCTATTGATGAAGAGACCGATTGGATGCCTATCAGAAGTCTAGATGGATCAATACAAACTGGACAGCAGCCACG CGTAAAGAGCATTTCGGAAGAGAATCTATCTAGTCATATGAGAGATGAAACCCAATTAATCCAGGCTCCCGGAGACACTGAAAGCTATGCAAGGCAGACAAGAGCATGTGGAGGGATACTAGATGCTAACAATTTACAgatgcttgaagagaagagagatATGTTTTATCTTCTCTCTTTTATACTTCATAATACTAAGCCTGTTGGACACCAG GATCTTGTCGGCTTAGTAATATCAATGCTACTTTTAGGAGATTTTAGTTTAGTGTTGCTTACGTTTCTCCAGTTGTATTCATTTTCTCTTGTGGACGTCTTTCTGGTTTTGTTTATTTTACCTTTTGGCATTCTGCTATCATTTCCTGCTGGAATCAATGCTCTGTTCAGTCATGGACCAAGGCGGTCAGCAGGCCTTGCACGAGTCTATGCTTTGTGGAACATGACATCTTTAGTCAATGTT GTGGTTGCGTTTCTTTGCGGATATGTTCACTATAGAACTCAGTCGTCAAGTAAAAAACATCCAAGCTTTCCTCCTTGGAGTAGTATGAACAT GGATGAAAGTGAATGGTGGATTTTTCCTGCTGGACTGGTTTTGTGTAAAATTTTTCAATCCCAACTCATCAATTGGCATGTGGCAAATCTAGAGATTCAAGATCGTTCCTTGTACAGCAATGATTTTGAGCTGTTCTGGCAGTCGTGA